A genome region from Anopheles stephensi strain Indian chromosome 2, UCI_ANSTEP_V1.0, whole genome shotgun sequence includes the following:
- the LOC118505480 gene encoding soluble guanylate cyclase 88E isoform X1, with the protein MYGLLLENLSEYVKAVYGEDKWDDIRRQTGISSPSFSVHDDYDENLLNVLATKAQEILGISERDFMDQMGVYFVNFVSQYGYDRVLSVLGRHMRDFLNGLDNLHEYLKFSYPLMRAPSFICENETRHGLTLHYRTKRKGFVYYTMGQIREVARHFYHKDMQIELVKSDLLGETNHYTFQLTFDNRAFSLATLAMTREEKHLPISASVLFEIFPFCIVFGSDMVVRSIGNSLMVILPDLLSKKITDWFELRRPLIAFKFQTILNRTNNIFELVTVQSVKKRPENQRKTELVLSEDENEEEVEKRLRLKGQMIYMENWYMIMFLGTPVMPKLTSLISTGLYINDLSMHDFSRDLMLAGTQQSVELKLALDQEQQKSKKLEESMRKLDEEMRRTDELLYQMIPKQVADRLRRGENPIDTCEMFNSVSILFSDVVTFTEICSRITPMEVVSMLNAMYSIFDTLTERNSVYKVETIGDAYMVVSGAPAKEQNHAEKVCDMALDMIEAITDLKDPSTGSHLRIRVGVHSGAVVAGIVGLKMPRYCLFGDSVNTASRMESTSQAMRIHISESTKNLLSSNYRVSERGEIDVKGKGTMKTYWLDYRENRPPLQLLDEDIKSPSIEYIEASKDRRVSIPSYNFVQQPHKQSLGGLSSAGLEDRRVYSPVTFEDVARRSIANSPVKLHAFGPRGRENRSNSTGHAFMHSVSDVFGSLVNDTEEFLEDLQHRNSLSNTLYSGSTPSPCPFSPPAQFRTKSKSCYQAQFMDKDHEVLSGASNALLQEAPKKPKGILAKAQTVEHASVAAYEQKAKVRKAKLDAVKHQQTKALEKLDQMVQEIYDADLPGMCFVNPPGSRSDGNICQSNNCTLGSSRSVVDERTSDTASCHALYTLNLYFPVSCPPACVCGPDGSRSQAVPSHSGAVPGPSSGPVPVCEQHAHLPPRHCHGCEPGAGPGPGKVPQSMSFSHPKEHKCCPAAYATHHQNGRHKVHSNACHIL; encoded by the exons ATGTAcgggctgctgctggagaACCTGTCCGAATACGTGAAGGCTGTCTACGGCGAGGACAAGTGGGATGACATCCGGCGCCAGACGGGCATCTCGTCGCCCTCGTTCAGCGTCCACGATGACTACGACGAGAATCTGCTCAACGTTCTGGCGACGAAAGCGCAAGAA ATTCTTGGAATATCGGAGCGTGACTTTATGGACCAGATGGGGGTGTACTTCGTCAACTTCGTCAGCCAGTACGGGTACGATCGGGTACTGTCCGTGCTGGGCCGTCACATGCGCGACTTTCTGAATGGGTTGGATAATTTGCACGAATATCTCAAGTTCTCCTATCCGCTGATGCGTGCGCCAAGCTTCATCTGCGAGAACGAAACGCGCCACGGACTGACGCTACACTACCGGACCAAGCGCAAGGGCTTCGTTTACTACACAATGGGACAAATTAGGGAG GTGGCACGTCATTTCTACCATAAAGATATGCAAATCGAGCTGGTCAAATCGGATCTGTTGGGCGAAACGAATCACTACACGTTCCAGCTGACGTTCGACAACCGGGCCTTCTCGTTGGCCACGCTCGCGATGACGCGGGAGGAGAAGCACCTGCCCATTAGCGCCTCGGTACTGTTCGAGATATTCCCCTTCTGCATCGTCTTCGG GTCCGATATGGTTGTCCGAAGTATAGGCAACTCGCTGATGGTCATTCTGCCCGATTTACTGTCGAAAAAGATCACGGATTGGTTCGAGCTGAGACGGCCACTGATAGCATTTAAATTCCAAACG ATACTCAACCGCACGAATAACATATTCGAGCTAGTGACAGTGCAGTCGGTTAAGAAGCGACCCGAAAACCAACGAAAAACGGAGCTCGTCCTGTCGGAGGATGAAAACGAGGAGGAGGTCGAGAAGCGGTTGCGACTGAAGGGTCAGATGATCTACATGGAGAACTGGTACATGATCATGTTCCTCGGGACTCCGGTAATGCCCAAGCTGACTTCCCTCATCAGTACCGGCCTGTACATCAACGATCTGTCGATGCATGACTTTAGCCG TGATCTCATGTTAGCTGGAACGCAACAATCAGTCGAGCTAAAGCTGGCCCTCGATCAGGAACAGCAAAAGTCGAAAAAGCTGGAAGAGTCGATGCGAAAGCTGGACGAGGAGATGCGCCGTACGGATGAGCTGCTGTATCAGATGATCCCGAAGCAGGTCGCCGATCGGTTACGGCGTGGTGAGAACCCGATCGATACCTGCGAGATGTTCAACAGCGTCTCCATACTGTTCTCGGACGTGGTCACGTTTACGGAGATCTGCTCCCGCATCACGCCGATGGAGGTCGTGTCCATGCTGAACGCAATGTACTCCATCTTCGACACGCTTACCGAGCGGAACAGTGTGTACAAG GTCGAAACGATTGGAGATGCGTACATGGTGGTATCGGGCGCTCCCGCCAAAGAGCAGAACCATGCTGAAAAAGTCTGTGATATGGCCTTGGATATGATCGAGGCAATAACGGATTTGAAGGATCCCTCCACAG GATCTCATCTTCGTATACGGGTGGGCGTACACTCTGGTGCGGTGGTAGCCGGTATCGTGGGTTTGAAGATGCCAAGATACTGCCTATTCGGAGACTCAGTCAACACCGCCTCCCGCATGGAGTCGACGAGCCAGGCGATGCGGATACACATATCGGAGTCGACCAAGAATCTGCTCTCGTCCAACTATCGCGTTAGCGAACGGGGTGAGATCGACGTCAAGGGTAAGGGCACGATGAAGACGTACTGGTTGGACTATCGCGAGAATCGGCCCCCGCTACAGCTGCTGGACGAAGACATCAAGAGTCCATCGATCGAGTACATCGAAGCAAGCAAGGACCGGCGCGTCAGCATTCCGTCGTACAATTTCGTGCAACAGCCCCACAAGCAATCGCTCGGCGGTCTTAGCTCGGCCGGACTGGAAGATCGACGCGTATACTCACCGGTAACGTTCGAAGATGTGGCGCGGCGCAGCATAGCCAACTCGCCGGTGAAGCTGCACGCGTTCGGACCACGGGGTCGAGAGAATCGGTCCAACTCTACGGGCCATGCGTTCATGCACAGCGTGTCGGACGTGTTTGGTTCGCTGGTGAACGACACGGAAGAGTTCCTGGAGGATCTGCAGCATCGGAACTCGCTCAGCAACACACTGTACTCGGGGTCCACTCCATCGCCGTGCCCGTTTAGCCCACCGGCCCAGTTTCGCACCAAATCCAAGTCGTGTTACCAAGCGCAG TTTATGGACAAGGACCATGAAGTATTATCCGGAGCTAGCAACGCGTTACTGCAGGAAGCACCCAAAAAGCC TAAAGGCATCCTGGCGAAAGCACAAACCGTCGAACACGCGTCCGTCGCCGCGTACGAACAGAAGGCGAAAGTACGCAAAGCGAAACTGGACGCGGTAAAACATCAGCAAACCAAGGCACTGGAAAAGCTCGACCAGATGGTGCAGGAGATCTACGATGCCGATCTGCCCGGCATGTGCTTCGTCAATCCGCCCGGTTCGCGGTCCGACGGCAACATCTGCCAGTCGAACAATTGCACCCTCGGTAGCAGTAGGTCCGTAGTGGACGAACGCACTAGCGACACCGCTTCCTGTCACGCACTCTATACACTCAACCTTTACTTTCCCGTTTCATGTCCACCCGCGTGTGTCTGTGGCCCGGACGGCAGCCGATCGCAAGCGGTCCCATCGCATTCCGGTGCGGTACCGGGCCCGTCAAGCGGTCCGGTACCGGTCTGCGAACAGCACGCCCATCTGCCACCGCGACACTGTCACGGGTGCGAGCCCGGGGCAGGGCCCGGCCCCGGAAAGGTGCCACAGAGCATGAGCTTTTCGCACCCGAAAGAGCACAAGTGCTGCCCGGCGGCGTACGCTACCCATCACCAGAACGGTCGGCACAAAGTGCACTCGAACGCCTGTCACATACTCTAG
- the LOC118505481 gene encoding uncharacterized protein LOC118505481 isoform X2, producing MRWSSLQLLPVLLVLAIEQCACQREVFRLFSNCRFGKPNFDPCIKKAFNALRPWFKTGLPEFNVAPFDPHRAEFIEQRRGDLGGLGGYRLLLSNVSEYGWAQSEVTKYRTEPKHDRIVYSQFFPEKSLDGSYDFQAKILGLPRHTRGIWNLTLYDYSQTTTVTRIGGPGGLLKVRVEIDKIGNMKLHISDLFHGSKIIESIADFFINTMWQPSFPFIKPLINDLVSVAFTDIFNESFRYFPLDQVIRS from the exons ATGAGGTGGTCCAGTTTACAGCTGCTGCCGGTGCTACTAGTGCTGGCGATCGAACAGTGTGCGTGCCAGCGCGAAGTGTTCCGACTCTTCTCCAACTGTCGCTTCGGAAAGCCCAACTTTGATCCGTGCATCAAAAAAGCGTTCAACGCACTGCGGCCATGGTTTAAGACCG GTCTGCCCGAGTTTAACGTTGCCCCATTCGATCCACATCGGGCCGAATTCATCGAACAGCGCCGTGGAGATCTGGGCGGTCTCGGTGGCTATCGGTTGCTGCTGTCGAACGTGTCCGAGTACGGTTGGGCGCAGTCGGAGGTGACAAAGTACCGGACCGAGCCAAAGCACGACCGCATCGTGTACTCGCAATTCTTCCCGGAGAAATCACTGGACGGCAGTTACGACTTTCAGGCGAAGATTCTTGGCTTGCCGCGACACACGCGAGGCATCTGGAACCTGACACTGTACGATTACAGCCAGACGACGACCGTGACGCGGATCGGTGGACCTGGCGGACTGTTGAAGGTGCGCGTCGAGATCGACAAGATCGGTAATATGAAGCTGCACATCTCGGACCTGTTTCATGGGTCTAAAATTATTG AATCGATCGCTGACTTCTTCATCAACACGATGTGGCAACCGAGCTTCCCGTTCATTAAGCCACTGATCAACGATCTCGTTAGCGTCGCGTTTACGGACATCTTCAACGAGTCCTTCCGATACTTCCCGCTCGATCAGGTGATACGAAGCTAG
- the LOC118505480 gene encoding soluble guanylate cyclase 88E isoform X2, whose amino-acid sequence MYGLLLENLSEYVKAVYGEDKWDDIRRQTGISSPSFSVHDDYDENLLNVLATKAQEILGISERDFMDQMGVYFVNFVSQYGYDRVLSVLGRHMRDFLNGLDNLHEYLKFSYPLMRAPSFICENETRHGLTLHYRTKRKGFVYYTMGQIREVARHFYHKDMQIELVKSDLLGETNHYTFQLTFDNRAFSLATLAMTREEKHLPISASVLFEIFPFCIVFGSDMVVRSIGNSLMVILPDLLSKKITDWFELRRPLIAFKFQTILNRTNNIFELVTVQSVKKRPENQRKTELVLSEDENEEEVEKRLRLKGQMIYMENWYMIMFLGTPVMPKLTSLISTGLYINDLSMHDFSRDLMLAGTQQSVELKLALDQEQQKSKKLEESMRKLDEEMRRTDELLYQMIPKQVADRLRRGENPIDTCEMFNSVSILFSDVVTFTEICSRITPMEVVSMLNAMYSIFDTLTERNSVYKVETIGDAYMVVSGAPAKEQNHAEKVCDMALDMIEAITDLKDPSTGSHLRIRVGVHSGAVVAGIVGLKMPRYCLFGDSVNTASRMESTSQAMRIHISESTKNLLSSNYRVSERGEIDVKGKGTMKTYWLDYRENRPPLQLLDEDIKSPSIEYIEASKDRRVSIPSYNFVQQPHKQSLGGLSSAGLEDRRVYSPVTFEDVARRSIANSPVKLHAFGPRGRENRSNSTGHAFMHSVSDVFGSLVNDTEEFLEDLQHRNSLSNTLYSGSTPSPCPFSPPAQFRTKSKSCYQAQFMDKDHEVLSGASNALLQEAPKKPKGILAKAQTVEHASVAAYEQKAKVRKAKLDAVKHQQTKALEKLDQMVQEIYDADLPGMCFVNPPGSRSDGNICQSNNCTLGSSSRSQAVPSHSGAVPGPSSGPVPVCEQHAHLPPRHCHGCEPGAGPGPGKVPQSMSFSHPKEHKCCPAAYATHHQNGRHKVHSNACHIL is encoded by the exons ATGTAcgggctgctgctggagaACCTGTCCGAATACGTGAAGGCTGTCTACGGCGAGGACAAGTGGGATGACATCCGGCGCCAGACGGGCATCTCGTCGCCCTCGTTCAGCGTCCACGATGACTACGACGAGAATCTGCTCAACGTTCTGGCGACGAAAGCGCAAGAA ATTCTTGGAATATCGGAGCGTGACTTTATGGACCAGATGGGGGTGTACTTCGTCAACTTCGTCAGCCAGTACGGGTACGATCGGGTACTGTCCGTGCTGGGCCGTCACATGCGCGACTTTCTGAATGGGTTGGATAATTTGCACGAATATCTCAAGTTCTCCTATCCGCTGATGCGTGCGCCAAGCTTCATCTGCGAGAACGAAACGCGCCACGGACTGACGCTACACTACCGGACCAAGCGCAAGGGCTTCGTTTACTACACAATGGGACAAATTAGGGAG GTGGCACGTCATTTCTACCATAAAGATATGCAAATCGAGCTGGTCAAATCGGATCTGTTGGGCGAAACGAATCACTACACGTTCCAGCTGACGTTCGACAACCGGGCCTTCTCGTTGGCCACGCTCGCGATGACGCGGGAGGAGAAGCACCTGCCCATTAGCGCCTCGGTACTGTTCGAGATATTCCCCTTCTGCATCGTCTTCGG GTCCGATATGGTTGTCCGAAGTATAGGCAACTCGCTGATGGTCATTCTGCCCGATTTACTGTCGAAAAAGATCACGGATTGGTTCGAGCTGAGACGGCCACTGATAGCATTTAAATTCCAAACG ATACTCAACCGCACGAATAACATATTCGAGCTAGTGACAGTGCAGTCGGTTAAGAAGCGACCCGAAAACCAACGAAAAACGGAGCTCGTCCTGTCGGAGGATGAAAACGAGGAGGAGGTCGAGAAGCGGTTGCGACTGAAGGGTCAGATGATCTACATGGAGAACTGGTACATGATCATGTTCCTCGGGACTCCGGTAATGCCCAAGCTGACTTCCCTCATCAGTACCGGCCTGTACATCAACGATCTGTCGATGCATGACTTTAGCCG TGATCTCATGTTAGCTGGAACGCAACAATCAGTCGAGCTAAAGCTGGCCCTCGATCAGGAACAGCAAAAGTCGAAAAAGCTGGAAGAGTCGATGCGAAAGCTGGACGAGGAGATGCGCCGTACGGATGAGCTGCTGTATCAGATGATCCCGAAGCAGGTCGCCGATCGGTTACGGCGTGGTGAGAACCCGATCGATACCTGCGAGATGTTCAACAGCGTCTCCATACTGTTCTCGGACGTGGTCACGTTTACGGAGATCTGCTCCCGCATCACGCCGATGGAGGTCGTGTCCATGCTGAACGCAATGTACTCCATCTTCGACACGCTTACCGAGCGGAACAGTGTGTACAAG GTCGAAACGATTGGAGATGCGTACATGGTGGTATCGGGCGCTCCCGCCAAAGAGCAGAACCATGCTGAAAAAGTCTGTGATATGGCCTTGGATATGATCGAGGCAATAACGGATTTGAAGGATCCCTCCACAG GATCTCATCTTCGTATACGGGTGGGCGTACACTCTGGTGCGGTGGTAGCCGGTATCGTGGGTTTGAAGATGCCAAGATACTGCCTATTCGGAGACTCAGTCAACACCGCCTCCCGCATGGAGTCGACGAGCCAGGCGATGCGGATACACATATCGGAGTCGACCAAGAATCTGCTCTCGTCCAACTATCGCGTTAGCGAACGGGGTGAGATCGACGTCAAGGGTAAGGGCACGATGAAGACGTACTGGTTGGACTATCGCGAGAATCGGCCCCCGCTACAGCTGCTGGACGAAGACATCAAGAGTCCATCGATCGAGTACATCGAAGCAAGCAAGGACCGGCGCGTCAGCATTCCGTCGTACAATTTCGTGCAACAGCCCCACAAGCAATCGCTCGGCGGTCTTAGCTCGGCCGGACTGGAAGATCGACGCGTATACTCACCGGTAACGTTCGAAGATGTGGCGCGGCGCAGCATAGCCAACTCGCCGGTGAAGCTGCACGCGTTCGGACCACGGGGTCGAGAGAATCGGTCCAACTCTACGGGCCATGCGTTCATGCACAGCGTGTCGGACGTGTTTGGTTCGCTGGTGAACGACACGGAAGAGTTCCTGGAGGATCTGCAGCATCGGAACTCGCTCAGCAACACACTGTACTCGGGGTCCACTCCATCGCCGTGCCCGTTTAGCCCACCGGCCCAGTTTCGCACCAAATCCAAGTCGTGTTACCAAGCGCAG TTTATGGACAAGGACCATGAAGTATTATCCGGAGCTAGCAACGCGTTACTGCAGGAAGCACCCAAAAAGCC TAAAGGCATCCTGGCGAAAGCACAAACCGTCGAACACGCGTCCGTCGCCGCGTACGAACAGAAGGCGAAAGTACGCAAAGCGAAACTGGACGCGGTAAAACATCAGCAAACCAAGGCACTGGAAAAGCTCGACCAGATGGTGCAGGAGATCTACGATGCCGATCTGCCCGGCATGTGCTTCGTCAATCCGCCCGGTTCGCGGTCCGACGGCAACATCTGCCAGTCGAACAATTGCACCCTCGGTAGCAGTAG CCGATCGCAAGCGGTCCCATCGCATTCCGGTGCGGTACCGGGCCCGTCAAGCGGTCCGGTACCGGTCTGCGAACAGCACGCCCATCTGCCACCGCGACACTGTCACGGGTGCGAGCCCGGGGCAGGGCCCGGCCCCGGAAAGGTGCCACAGAGCATGAGCTTTTCGCACCCGAAAGAGCACAAGTGCTGCCCGGCGGCGTACGCTACCCATCACCAGAACGGTCGGCACAAAGTGCACTCGAACGCCTGTCACATACTCTAG